From the Cryptosporangium phraense genome, the window TGGCCGAACGGCGTCGAGTTGACGAACAGCAGCCAGGTCTTCCACTGCCCCTGCGCCGACAACCCGGTGATCACGCCCACGACCGCGCCGGCCGCGACCGTCAGCAGGCCGAAGCGGGGTGCGATCGCCATCCGGTACCGCTCGAGATTCTGCTGCTCGAGCGACATCGGCGCGAAGATCGGCCGCAGCCGGTAGGCCACGTAGAGGTTGATCGCGACTATCGCCCCGGTGACCACGCCGAAGAGGACGAACAGCAGCAGACGCGTCTGCAGCTGAGTCGACAGGACCCGGGTGAGGCCGACCTCGTCGTACCAGAGCCAGTCCGCGTACAGACTGCTCCCGGCCGTGAGCACGAACAGCAGCACGACGGCCGAAACGAGAAGGATGACGACACGCCGGGCGCGTCGGCTCACCGACGGCAGCGGCGAACGCATGACCACGGGCATCTCCCGGTGTGGATCTGGGGTGGCGTGGGCCAAACCTACCCTGCGTGGACCAGCGGACCGGCCGCGGACACCGCTGCTCTCAGCTCCGTGCCAGCATGGGGCCATGACCGACGTCCACTCCGGCGTGAACGGGGTTCCGCTCCCCGATCCCCTGCACGCCGTCGTCCTCGAACTCGAACGGCACGCGGCGGCCGGTGGCTGGGATCAGCCACCGACGCTCTATGCCCTGGTCGACACCGCGGAGCTGCTCGCCGCCGAGCCCGGCCTGGCCGATCAGGTGGGCATCTCCGCCACCGAGATCGAGCCGGGTTCGATCACCCCGGTGGAACAGGAGTCGCTCGGCGACGCCCCGCTCGACGAGACGCTGGCCCGGATCGCCTGGCCCGAGTCCGTGCTCGGTTGCGCGCTGGTGCAGGAGGTGCTGGTGCTCCCCCCGGACGCCGAGGACGAGCGTCCGGACGACGCCGACCCGGTCGACTGGGCCGCGGCCCACGCCGACCGCCGTGAGGTCCGGATGGTGGCCGGCGTCCTGCGTGACGGCACGAGCGCGTGCGCGCTCCGAATGCGACCTGCGGACGCCGACGAGCAGACCGAGGTCGTCTACGGCGCGGATCTGGCGCCGAACCTCGTGGTGGCGTTGCGGGCGACGCTGGATTAGCAGCCCTGAGGGTGCTTCCCGGCGCGGACCTGGGTGAGCGCGCCCAGCGCGCCGTCCAGGCTCTGCACCCGGACCAGCTCGAGGCCCTGGGGGGCCGAACCCTTGGCCTCGAGGCAGTTGTCGGCCGGCACCAGGAACACGGTGGCGCCGGCCCGGCGGGCGGCGAACATCTTCTGTGAGATGCCGCCGATCGCGCCGACGTTGCCCTCGTCGTCGATCTCACCCGTGCCCGCGATGAAGATGCCGCCGGTGAGGTCCTCGGGCTCGATCTTGTCGATCACCGCCAGCGCGAACATCAGGCCGGCCGACGGGCCGCCGATCTTGTCCAGGTCGAACGACACCTGGAACGGGTGCGGCTGCTCGTCCTTCGTCTCGATCTTGAGCAGCGGACGCCCGTCCTGGCCGCCCGGGGCGAGCGTGACGGTCGCGGTGCCCTTGGTGGTGCCGCGCTGGTAGCCGATCTTGACGTCCTGACCGGCCTTCTTGGTGCCGAGCAGCTCGCGCAGCTTCTGGCCGCTGGTGACCGCCGCGCCGTCGACCGACGTCAGAATGTCCTGGGCGGCGAGCTTGCCGGTCGACGGGGAGTCGGGCTGGACGGTGCTGACCGTCACCTTCACCGGGTAGCCGAGCTCGCGCAGCGCGGAGGTCTCGGCCGAGGTCTGGGACTGCTTGAACGCCTGCGCGTTCTCCTGGTTGACCTTCTCCCGGCTCTCCCCCGGCGGGTAGACGACGTCCCTGGGCACCACGGCGACGCTGCCGTCGAACCAGCCGACCAGCGCGTTCCCGAGGTTGAGGTCGGGGCTGACCGAGACCGTGGTCAGGTTCAGGTGGCCCTTGGACGTGCTGGTCTTCGTGCCGGTGATCGTGATGATCTCTTTGCCATCGCGCTCACCGAGCGTGTTGACCGTCGGGCCGGGGCCGAGGGCGACGTACGGCACGGGGAGCAGCGCCATTCCCAGCGAGAGGATCAGCGCGAGAATGGCGCCCACGAACACCGTCAAGCCGCGCCGCAACATCATGGGCGTCAGAGTATCCGCGTTCTCTATCGGCGGTTCTTGCGGTTGCGTCTGGCCCGACGGACGAGCGCCGCGGTGCCGACCAGGGCGACCGAGACGCCGGCGGCCGCCCCGCCGGCCACCGCCGCGCCCTTGACCGTGATCCGCAGCGGGCGTCCCTGAGCCCAGCTGTTCAACGCCTCCTCGTTCGTGTACGCGGGTTCCCAGCCCGCCGCGCGCAGCCGCTCGGCGTCGACCGCCCAGGGGTGCATGAGGTAGTCGAGCTGACTGGCCGGGTCGCCGCTGACGCCCTGGGCGTGCAACCGGGTGGCGGTGCCGACGGCAGCGTCGGCCGGGAGCTCCACCCGGCGACGGCCGAGGATCCGCTCGACCTCGGTCTGCTCGAGCCACCCCTCCGAGCCGACGTTGAGCGGACCGGTGAGCCGGGCCAGCACGGTCGTGAGCACGGCGCCGGCGAGGTCTTCGGAGTGGCAGAACTGCCAGATCGGCTTGGTGCCCTTGACGACCAGCAGGCGGGGCCCGTCGAGCGCGCCGCCGGCCGGGTGGTCGATGCCCCGCCCGACGACGGTCGCCGGCCGCAGGAGCGCGGTTTCCACCTGTGGATACATACGCCCTGCGCGAACAGCGAACTCCTCGACCGCGAGGAGATCGTCGAGCGCGCTGCCGTCGGGGTGGGCGCGCTTCTCGTGGTCGTCAGGGATCGGGACCGGGTTGTCGGCCCGCGCGCCGTAGACCTTCGCACTCGACAGGAGCACGACGTGCCGGACACCCGTCGCGGCCGCTGCGGTCAGCGCCACCGAGGCCCCGGTGACCGTGCGTCGGCGCTGCTCAGCGCGGTCGAGGGCCGGGTCGTCGGCGTTGGCGACGTGCACCAGCGTGTCGACCCGGTGCAGCGCGGACGACAGCCCGGGGTCGGTCGGGTCGGCCTTGCGCCAGCGGACGGTGGGCACGCCGGGCTTCTTCGTGTCGAGCGCGATCACCTGCCGGATGCCGTCGGCACCGGCCAACCGTCGGCACACGGCCTGGCCGATCGGGGACGCGGCGCCGGTCACCGCGACCGTCAGGCCCGCTGACGGGGCCGCGGCGGCCCGTGCCGCCCGGAGGGGGCGGGTCATGACGGGCCTACCAGAGCTACGGTTGACAGCATGGTGAGCCAGTCATGACCGACATCCCGTTCGGCTTCGCGCTTCCGGGGGGCCAACCCAACCCCAATGACCCGCAGTGGGCAGCGATGATGGCTCAACTGCAGCAGATCCTCTCGTCGTCTCAGTCTGACGGAACGGTCAACTGGGACCTCGCCAAACAGGTCGCCACCGGGCTGGCGCGGGAGAGCGACCGTTCGCTCACCGCCGCCGAGCGCACCGAAGCGGTGGACGCGCTCCGGCTCGCCGATGTCTGGCTCGACCTGGTCACCAGTCTGCCTTCTGGCGTCTCCCATGCGGTGGGGTGGAGCCAGCTCGAGTGGATCGACGCGACGATCCCGACCTGGAAGCGGCTCTGTGACCCGCTGGCCGAACGGGTCGTCGGCGCGATGAGCAAGATGCTGCCGGCCGAGGCGGCCGCGCAGCTCGGTCCGATGACCGGGATGCTGGCCGGCATCGGCGGCATGATGTTCGGCGGTCAGGTCGGGCAGGGTATCGGCCAGCTCTCCGGCGAGGTGCTCACGTCGTCCGACATCGGGCTGCCGCTGGGGCCGGCCGGCACCGCGGCCCTGTTGCCGGCGAACCTGGCGGCGTTCAGCGAAGGACTGGGGCAGCCGGCCGACCAGGTGCGGCTCTACGTCGCGCTGCGCGAGGCGGCGCACGCTCGGTTGTTCGGGCACGTGACCTGGATCCGGGCGCACGTCCTGGATGCGGTCGACGCCTACGCGCGGGGCATCACGGTCGACCCGGAGACGATCGAGCGGGCGGTTCGGGAGATCGACCCGCAGGATCCGGAGTCGATGCAGCAGGCGCTGACCGGCGGGATGTTCACGCCCGAGGACACGCCCGCGCAGCAGGCCGCGCTGGCTCGCCTGGAGACCGCGCTGGCGCTGATCGAGGGCTGGGTCTCGCACGTGGTCGATCGCGTCGCCGCCGAGCGCCTCCCGGGCGCGGCCGCGCTCACCGAGACGTTCCGCCGCCGCCGCGCCGAGGGTGGCCCGGCCGAGCAGACGTTCGCGACGCTGGTGGGCCTGGAGTTGCGTCCG encodes:
- a CDS encoding zinc-dependent metalloprotease, which codes for MTDIPFGFALPGGQPNPNDPQWAAMMAQLQQILSSSQSDGTVNWDLAKQVATGLARESDRSLTAAERTEAVDALRLADVWLDLVTSLPSGVSHAVGWSQLEWIDATIPTWKRLCDPLAERVVGAMSKMLPAEAAAQLGPMTGMLAGIGGMMFGGQVGQGIGQLSGEVLTSSDIGLPLGPAGTAALLPANLAAFSEGLGQPADQVRLYVALREAAHARLFGHVTWIRAHVLDAVDAYARGITVDPETIERAVREIDPQDPESMQQALTGGMFTPEDTPAQQAALARLETALALIEGWVSHVVDRVAAERLPGAAALTETFRRRRAEGGPAEQTFATLVGLELRPRRLRDAATLWSALLEHRGAEGRDAVWAHPDLVPTSSDLDDPEAFARQDDGPDFDISELE
- a CDS encoding PDZ domain-containing protein yields the protein MLRRGLTVFVGAILALILSLGMALLPVPYVALGPGPTVNTLGERDGKEIITITGTKTSTSKGHLNLTTVSVSPDLNLGNALVGWFDGSVAVVPRDVVYPPGESREKVNQENAQAFKQSQTSAETSALRELGYPVKVTVSTVQPDSPSTGKLAAQDILTSVDGAAVTSGQKLRELLGTKKAGQDVKIGYQRGTTKGTATVTLAPGGQDGRPLLKIETKDEQPHPFQVSFDLDKIGGPSAGLMFALAVIDKIEPEDLTGGIFIAGTGEIDDEGNVGAIGGISQKMFAARRAGATVFLVPADNCLEAKGSAPQGLELVRVQSLDGALGALTQVRAGKHPQGC
- a CDS encoding PPA1309 family protein; translation: MTDVHSGVNGVPLPDPLHAVVLELERHAAAGGWDQPPTLYALVDTAELLAAEPGLADQVGISATEIEPGSITPVEQESLGDAPLDETLARIAWPESVLGCALVQEVLVLPPDAEDERPDDADPVDWAAAHADRREVRMVAGVLRDGTSACALRMRPADADEQTEVVYGADLAPNLVVALRATLD
- a CDS encoding NAD-dependent epimerase/dehydratase family protein, producing the protein MTRPLRAARAAAAPSAGLTVAVTGAASPIGQAVCRRLAGADGIRQVIALDTKKPGVPTVRWRKADPTDPGLSSALHRVDTLVHVANADDPALDRAEQRRRTVTGASVALTAAAATGVRHVVLLSSAKVYGARADNPVPIPDDHEKRAHPDGSALDDLLAVEEFAVRAGRMYPQVETALLRPATVVGRGIDHPAGGALDGPRLLVVKGTKPIWQFCHSEDLAGAVLTTVLARLTGPLNVGSEGWLEQTEVERILGRRRVELPADAAVGTATRLHAQGVSGDPASQLDYLMHPWAVDAERLRAAGWEPAYTNEEALNSWAQGRPLRITVKGAAVAGGAAAGVSVALVGTAALVRRARRNRKNRR